A genomic segment from Spirochaetota bacterium encodes:
- a CDS encoding sigma 54-interacting transcriptional regulator: MMNSDCVANIILDSIVDGVFTIDLDFRITSLNNAACKILGLQSKDEALGKLCFEIFHANICEHSCALRETMLTGKNIINKTVYIVNKSGEKVTISISTALLKDDQGNIIDGVETFRDISDIETLRKKIESTYSFEDIVSKNNTMQQIFSILPDVALSDSSVLIEGPSGSGKELIARAIHSLSRRNEKPFILVNCGALPENLLESDS, encoded by the coding sequence ATGATGAACTCTGATTGTGTTGCAAACATTATTTTAGACAGTATTGTTGATGGGGTATTTACCATTGACTTGGATTTCAGAATCACGTCACTCAACAATGCTGCTTGTAAAATTTTAGGCCTCCAAAGTAAAGATGAGGCGTTAGGTAAACTTTGCTTTGAAATATTTCATGCAAATATTTGCGAGCATTCCTGTGCGTTACGTGAAACTATGCTGACTGGGAAAAATATTATTAATAAAACAGTATATATAGTTAACAAATCAGGAGAAAAAGTAACTATAAGCATAAGCACCGCATTGCTTAAAGATGATCAGGGAAATATCATTGATGGTGTTGAAACCTTTCGTGATATCAGCGATATTGAAACTTTGAGGAAAAAAATTGAATCAACCTACTCTTTTGAAGATATTGTAAGTAAAAACAACACGATGCAGCAAATTTTTTCCATACTGCCTGATGTAGCATTAAGTGACAGCTCTGTGTTAATTGAAGGACCAAGCGGGAGTGGTAAAGAACTCATTGCACGTGCCATTCATTCATTAAGCAGGCGAAATGAAAAGCCATTTATTTTGGTAAACTGCGGAG